A part of Lacinutrix sp. 5H-3-7-4 genomic DNA contains:
- the coaD gene encoding pantetheine-phosphate adenylyltransferase: protein MKRALFPGSFDPITLGHYDIIKRGVKLFDEVIVAIGVNSEKNYMFSLEDRKRFLEDAFKDEPKVKVVTYKGLTIDFCKAMDAKFILRGLRNPADFEFEKAIAHTNRKLSKIETVFLLTAARTSFISSSIVREVIRNNGDYTVLVPDSVRVK from the coding sequence ATGAAACGAGCACTTTTTCCGGGATCTTTTGATCCAATCACTCTTGGACATTACGATATTATTAAACGTGGCGTAAAACTTTTTGATGAAGTTATTGTAGCCATTGGTGTAAACTCTGAAAAAAATTATATGTTTTCTTTAGAAGATAGAAAACGTTTTTTAGAAGACGCCTTTAAGGATGAACCTAAAGTAAAGGTAGTAACTTATAAAGGTTTAACCATAGACTTTTGTAAAGCTATGGATGCCAAATTTATATTGCGTGGATTAAGAAATCCAGCAGATTTTGAATTTGAAAAAGCTATTGCACATACCAATAGAAAACTATCTAAAATAGAAACAGTTTTTCTTTTAACCGCTGCAAGAACATCATTTATAAGTTCTAGTATAGTTAGAGAAGTTATTAGAAATAATGGCGACTACACCGTTTTGGTTCCAGATAGTGTAAGAGTAAAATAA
- a CDS encoding zinc-ribbon domain-containing protein, which yields MVFFGRKASKLKDGRISNVKCPSCNLQTSMDYSVFGKYAHIYWIPTFPIGKKSVFECTSCKRSFEKKELTQQIKHKFDLENKPNFPIWYFSGVAIIIGLIFIAFWLSKQNDLDNEDYISAPQVGDVYSVKGNQEGYYTLAKVTKVTNDSLHLIFNDYETDKRTGVNKIDKDENYTVGRFNYSRAEILALFKDNIIYDIDRD from the coding sequence ATGGTATTTTTTGGAAGAAAAGCTTCAAAACTAAAAGATGGAAGAATTAGCAATGTAAAATGCCCAAGTTGTAATTTGCAAACTAGTATGGATTATTCTGTATTTGGTAAATACGCGCATATTTATTGGATTCCAACATTTCCTATTGGCAAAAAAAGTGTTTTTGAATGTACAAGCTGCAAACGCTCCTTTGAAAAAAAAGAACTAACCCAACAAATTAAACATAAATTTGACCTAGAAAATAAGCCCAACTTTCCAATTTGGTACTTTAGTGGCGTAGCAATAATTATAGGTCTTATTTTTATTGCTTTCTGGCTATCTAAACAAAATGATTTAGATAATGAAGATTATATTAGCGCACCACAAGTTGGTGATGTATATTCAGTTAAAGGTAATCAAGAAGGTTATTATACTTTAGCAAAAGTAACTAAAGTTACTAACGATAGTTTACACCTTATATTTAACGATTATGAAACCGATAAACGTACAGGTGTTAATAAAATTGATAAAGATGAAAATTATACTGTAGGTCGATTTAATTATTCTAGAGCCGAAATTTTAGCTCTTTTTAAAGACAATATCATCTACGATATAGATAGAGATTAA